A genomic segment from Bradyrhizobium sp. CB1015 encodes:
- a CDS encoding HAMP domain-containing sensor histidine kinase: MPATDRQPIQDLDQPDQPAMRPRGSRGLGLSGKLLLLTVPLVMIAASLLYVPAIANFWVNRLNDRVAAANTAALVLDAAPLGMVPDSLSRQILKSINARAVAIKMGQQRRLLASDNIPAAIEHDIDLRDVTAWEAITGSFRMMLETGNQAIRIVGPGVGNAQFIEIVTDELPLRQQMYRFSRNVVVVALIIAVLTAGLVYLALHYLFVRPMRRLTASLVGFHENPESSAGIIVPSQRSDEIGVAERELSDMQRDLMSMLHQKSRLAALGLAVSKINHDLRNLLASAQLLSDQLASVPDPRVQRFAPKLVRSLERAIAFCQSTLSYGRAQEAAPDRRMILIEPVVMEVRETAGLASDASIAWVAAIERGLAVDADPDQLFRVLLNLVRNAAQALESHAAGEGRVQQIRITGKREGAVAILEVSDTGPGVPPKTRERLFEAFQTSGRPGGSGLGLAIAAELVRAHGGEIHLVEGTIGATFRIVIPDRPVELLSIRNERQRA; encoded by the coding sequence GTGCCAGCCACAGATCGCCAGCCGATCCAGGATCTGGATCAGCCGGACCAGCCGGCGATGCGGCCCCGCGGCTCGCGCGGGCTCGGGCTGTCCGGCAAGCTGCTGCTGCTCACCGTGCCCCTGGTGATGATCGCCGCCAGCCTGCTTTACGTGCCCGCCATCGCCAATTTCTGGGTCAACCGGCTCAACGATCGCGTTGCGGCCGCCAACACCGCGGCGCTGGTGCTGGATGCGGCGCCGCTCGGCATGGTGCCCGATTCGCTGTCGCGCCAGATCCTGAAAAGCATCAATGCCCGTGCCGTCGCCATCAAGATGGGCCAGCAGCGCCGGCTGCTCGCCAGCGACAACATTCCCGCCGCCATCGAGCATGACATCGACCTGCGCGACGTGACCGCCTGGGAGGCGATCACCGGCTCGTTCCGGATGATGCTGGAAACCGGCAACCAGGCCATCCGCATCGTCGGCCCCGGGGTCGGCAATGCCCAGTTCATCGAGATCGTCACCGACGAGCTGCCGCTGCGGCAGCAGATGTACCGCTTCTCCCGCAACGTCGTCGTGGTCGCGCTGATCATTGCGGTGCTGACTGCCGGCCTCGTCTATCTCGCGCTCCATTATCTCTTTGTGCGGCCGATGCGGCGGCTGACCGCGAGCCTGGTCGGCTTCCACGAGAATCCCGAAAGCTCGGCGGGCATCATCGTGCCGAGCCAGCGCAGCGACGAGATCGGGGTGGCCGAGCGCGAATTGTCGGACATGCAGCGCGACCTGATGTCGATGCTGCATCAGAAGAGCCGGCTCGCCGCCCTCGGCCTTGCCGTCTCCAAGATCAACCACGATCTGCGCAATCTGCTCGCCTCGGCCCAGCTGCTGTCGGACCAGCTCGCCAGCGTGCCGGATCCACGCGTGCAGCGCTTTGCGCCCAAGCTCGTGCGCTCGCTGGAGCGCGCCATCGCCTTCTGCCAGTCGACATTGTCCTACGGCCGCGCCCAGGAGGCTGCGCCCGACCGCCGCATGATCCTGATCGAGCCTGTGGTGATGGAGGTGCGGGAGACCGCGGGGCTCGCTAGCGACGCCTCGATCGCCTGGGTCGCTGCGATCGAGCGCGGGCTCGCGGTCGATGCCGACCCCGACCAGCTGTTCCGCGTCTTGCTCAACCTCGTTCGCAACGCCGCCCAGGCGCTCGAAAGCCATGCGGCGGGTGAGGGGCGTGTGCAGCAGATTCGGATCACCGGAAAGCGCGAAGGCGCCGTCGCGATTCTCGAGGTCTCCGACACCGGCCCCGGTGTCCCCCCGAAGACCCGGGAGCGCCTGTTCGAGGCCTTCCAGACCTCGGGCCGCCCCGGCGGCAGCGGCCTTGGCCTCGCCATCGCCGCCGAGCTGGTCCGCGCCCATGGCGGCGAGATCCACCTGGTCGAAGGCACCATCGGCGCCACTTTCCGCATCGTCATCCCCGACCGTCCCGTGGAACTGCTCTCGATCCGCAACGAGCGGCAGAGGGCGTAG
- the queD gene encoding 6-carboxytetrahydropterin synthase QueD encodes MRISQAFKFEAAHRLPNVPETHRCSRLHGHSYRVEVQLDGPVDPHTGFVADFFDIEKSFADIMAALDHQCLNEVDGLANPTAENIAVWIWDRLKPSLPQLWAVRVYETADCWAEYQGR; translated from the coding sequence ATGAGGATATCGCAGGCGTTCAAGTTCGAAGCGGCGCATCGGCTGCCAAACGTGCCCGAGACTCATCGGTGCAGCCGGCTGCATGGTCATTCCTATCGGGTCGAGGTCCAGCTGGACGGGCCGGTCGACCCGCACACCGGCTTCGTCGCCGACTTCTTCGACATCGAAAAAAGCTTCGCCGACATCATGGCCGCGCTGGACCACCAATGCCTGAACGAGGTCGACGGCCTCGCCAACCCGACCGCCGAGAACATCGCGGTCTGGATCTGGGACCGGTTGAAGCCGAGCCTGCCGCAGCTGTGGGCGGTCCGCGTCTATGAAACGGCGGATTGCTGGGCCGAATATCAGGGGCGGTGA
- a CDS encoding GNAT family N-acetyltransferase, which produces MFDGDFSFRAAHCDDAATVFNITQASIRGLAGGSYSRAQLENWMGERTPAFYEELIAKGRMTICLRNGVAVGFVDAEPGEVTRLFVLPETAGSGIGRRLLEIGIAQARLGHDGPIKLEATINAEGFYRKCGFRSIGRGRFSHGLGAEPIEIVHMEL; this is translated from the coding sequence ATGTTCGACGGCGACTTTTCCTTCAGAGCGGCTCACTGTGACGACGCTGCGACGGTCTTCAACATCACTCAGGCATCGATTCGCGGCCTTGCAGGGGGCTCCTATTCGCGGGCGCAACTGGAGAACTGGATGGGTGAGCGCACGCCGGCGTTTTATGAGGAACTCATCGCCAAGGGACGAATGACCATATGCCTGCGAAACGGCGTTGCGGTCGGATTTGTCGATGCCGAACCCGGCGAGGTAACCAGGCTGTTTGTTTTGCCCGAAACCGCCGGGTCTGGAATCGGCCGGCGTCTGCTCGAAATCGGGATCGCCCAGGCGCGGTTAGGCCACGACGGGCCGATAAAACTCGAAGCGACGATCAATGCGGAAGGCTTTTACCGAAAGTGCGGCTTCCGAAGTATAGGGAGAGGCCGTTTCTCTCACGGTCTTGGTGCCGAACCAATCGAGATCGTGCACATGGAGCTATAG